From the Pseudomonadota bacterium genome, the window GTGGACAAGCGGTCCGGACCCAGGCGCTCGCTGGCTTCTGGTGGTGGGCGACGAAGCGCCCAAGGCCTGGCGGGGGATCCCCCTCGACCTGATGTGGACCACGGGACCGGTGGAGTCGGGACGTGAGGGCCTCACCTTCTACCGGCGCCACGGCGACTGATCGCGCATCTCGCGACGCACGCAAAAAGCGCGCGTTCCTTGAAGAAGCAGGGCCCGCCTGCTACAAATCGTGTCAGAGCCGACCGGACGCCCTCCCGGGCGCGCGCATCGCCAGCAGCGCGAAGACGGTCGGCGAGCTATGAGGGAACATGCCACCTGCAACCCCGACAAGCGAGCCGGTGACACTGCCTGCGCGCTGCATGGTGACGCGGGCCGATGGCCTGTTCTCGTCACGACGGGGCGACCGTGTGCTGGTCGTGGAGCCGCTCACCGCGTCGTGGGCTGTGCTCACGCAGAGAACATGGACCCTTCTCTCGAGCCTCAACCGCCCCACCTCATCCGATGCGCTGATCCGCCGGGCCGTGACCGCGGGGCTCGAAGATGCGGCGGCCCGAGATCTCATCGCATTGCTGCATCGCAAGGGATTCGTGCACCTCGACGGGCGCCCCGCCACCGACCCGCACGCCCTGTGGGCGCGGCCGCCCGAAGTGCCCTCGTTCGTATCGGTGCACGTGGCCGAGGGGTGCAACCTGCGATGCACCTACTGCTACGCCGACGCAGGGGCAGACCTCAATCGCATGCCCCGCGATCTCATGTTCGGGGTGGTCGAGAAATCCATCCGCGAGATTCCCAGCACCATCGATTTCCTCGGGGGCGAGCCGTTCCTTCTGTTCGACGACATCACCGACGTCATCGCGCACGGCAACCGCATCGCAGAGAGCCTGCAGAAGCGGGTCGACTGGCTCATGCAGACGAACGGGACCCTGCTCACCCGAGAGCGCGCCCGATTGCTGGCCACCCTGAACGTGGGCGTGGGGGTGAGCATCGACGGCCCGAAGGCGCTGCACGACAAGTACCGACCCCGCGCCGGCGGCACAGGCTCGTTCGACGAGGTCTTCCGCAACATGCTCGCGGCTCGAGACGAAGGGCTGCGCGTGGCACCCCTGGCGGTGATCCACGAACCCGCGACCTACACAGAGGTCCTCCGCTTCTTCCTCGAGAGCGGCTTCGAGCACATGCGCTTCAACTACTCGAACGTCATGGGGCGGGCCCGTGACGGCCTCGACTTCCCCGCCGACCGCGCCGAGGCGTTTGCGGCAGGCTTCCTCAGCCTCGTGAGGGAAGCCCGCGCCTGGTGCGAGACCCATCAGCGGCGACTGGGCATCGGCGACCTCGACCAGATGATCGCCGTGCTCGCCACGAAGAACCGCGACTACATGTGCATGCGCTCGCCGTGCGGCCTGGGCGACAGCATCATCTCGTTCGGCGTCAACGGCGAGATCTACGCCTGCGAAGAGTTCGAGCGCCACACCAAGGCCACATTCCTCCTCGGCCAGACCAGCGAGATGAGCATCCCGGAGGTCGTGCGATCATCGCCCAACTACCACCTGCTCAAGCAGCGCAAGGTCGAGAACATCCCCAAGTGCTCGCGATGCCATCTGCGCTACATCTGACAAGACCCTGGCCTACTACGGCACGCACATGCGCGAAGATCCGATGTGCCGATACTTCCAGGTCGTTTTCGAGGAACTCATGTGGATGATTGCCGAAGACCCCGCCATGGTGGGATGGCTGGGTCGCCCATGAACCGACACCTCCTGCCCTCAGCCCACCAAGAAGCCCAAGGAGAACGCCCATGACGGTCACCGTGCAGAAGATCACCAATCGGGAGCACAGCCCGCTGCTCCAGGCCTCATCGCTGGTGACGCGAACGCCGAACCTCTATCAGTCGAGGCGCGGCAACCGGGTACTGTTCATCGAGCGCGAATCGGGTTCGTGGCTGATTCTCGGCGACGACCGTCTGCGCCACTTCCTCAAGCTGCAGCGCCCCATGACCGTGCGTGAGTTCCTCAACATCGAGAACGCCATGTCGGTGCGCCAGCGAGAGGCCTTCCTGCTCGAGCTCTACACCATGGGCATGGTGGAGATCGCCGGTCGCTCGTACTTCAACTACGAGAAGATGTGGAAGAAGCCGCAGGCCTATCCCACCTTCCTGTGCCTGCACATGACCGAGAAGTGCAACCTCGCCTGCACCTACTGCCAGGCCGACTCCATGCCCGACGGGGCGCGCATGCCGCTCAAGACCGCCATGAAGGTCGTGGAGCGCCTGCTCACCGAGAACCCGCCAGAGACCTTCACCATCGACTTCCACGGGGGCGAGCCGCTGCTCGAGTACGACAACATGATGAAGGTGGTGCGCCACGCCAAGAAGGTGGCCGAGACCACCGGCAAGCGGCCCGTCTTCATGATGCAGACCAACGGCACGGCGCTCACACCGGAACGCGTGAAGGGACTCATGGACGAAGGGGTGCACGTGGGCATCAGCCTCGACGGCCCAGGAGAGGTGCACGATCGCCAGCGCTTCACCGCCCGTGGCAAGGGGAGCTTCGACCGGGTCTGGGGCAACAGCCAGAAGGCCATGGAGATGGGCCTCAACACCGGCTTCCTGGCTGTGATCCACGACCCCCGCGACTACCTCACCACGTCTCGCTGGTTCCGGGATCAGGGGTTCCGCTCGTACCGCATCAACTACTCGTCGTCCATCGGTCGAGCCCCCAAGGAGCTGCAGTTCCCGGCCGGCCGAGAAGAGGCCTTCGCCCGCTACTGGCTCGAGATGGTTCAAGACGCTCTCGACTGGTCTCGCCAGAACGACGAGCACCTCAACATCTCCGACATCAACAACAAGATCAACAACCTCACCACGAAGAACCGTCCGTTCATGTGCTACCGATCGCCGTGCGGCGTGGGCAACAGCGTGCTCGGGTTCGGCACCGATGGCGGCATCTTCGCCTGCGAGGAGATGGCGAGCCTCGAGTACTTCCGCGTGGGCAACATCCATGACGAGAGCGTCTCGATCAAGGACCTCGTCGACAAGAGCCCAATCTTGCAAGACCTGCAGCGACGCACGGTCGACAACATCCCCAAGTGCAGCACCTGCCACCTCAAGCGCATCTGCAGCGGCGGCTGCACCTCGAAGGTGTTCGCCAAGTACGGCACGGTGTGGCGCGAATCGCCGATGTGCGGGTTCTATCTCATCGTGTACGAGGAGCTCATGTGGATGCTCCACGACAATCCGGACATGATCGAGAACCTGGGATTCGAGGGCCTGAAGTCAGACAAGTTCAAGAACCGACGGAAGGTGGCCGGGCGCAGCACCGGCAACGTTGACGGTTCGGGCGACGCCGCGGGCGAGCTGCTCATCCACGGCACCGACGCCAGCTCCCTCGACGTGTTCGAGATGGTCACCAACTGATCGCATTGCTCCTCTGAGGCACACGCCAGACCGCTGCCCTCGAGCGCCCGCGCCGCAACCACGCTTGTCGCCACGACGACGTTGAGCGCATTTGTGCTCAACCCTGCGATGTTGAGCGCATTTGTGCTCAACCCTGCGATGTTGAGCGCATTTGTGCTCAACTCTGCGACGTTGAGCGCATTTGTGCTCAACCCTGCGACCTTGAGCACATTTGTGCTCAACCCTGCGACCTTGAGCACATTTGTGCTCAACCCTGCGATGTTGAGCGCATTTGTGCTCAACCCTGTGACGTTGAGCGCATTTGTGCTCAACCCTGCGACGTTGAGCACATTTGTGCTCAACCCTGCGACGTTGAGCGCATTTGTGCTCAACCCTGCGACGTTGAGCGCATTTGTGCTCAACCCTGCGACCTTGAGCGCATTTGTGCTCAACCCTGCGACCTTGAGCGCATTTGTGCTCAACCCGCAAGGGGCTTCTCGGTCGAGCGTGGAATCGGCGACCGTGAGAATCGCCATCTACGCCCTCGGTCCTGGACACGAGTGCGCCATGCGCGGAATGGCGCTCGCGCGGTCGCTGCAAGATCAGAGCGGAGCCCCTGGCACCGCCGTGCACTGCCTCCTGCTGGTGACCGAATCCCTGAAGGAGAGGGCGCGCCTGGCTCGGGTTCCCGCTGCCTGCCCGCCACCCATGGCCCATCGAGAAGCAGACATGCTCCTTGACTGGGTGCGCCGATCGCTGCGCGACTTCAAGCCTGACGTCCTGGTGGTCGACACCTGGCCGCTCGGCATGCTCGGCGAGCTCGGCCAGGACCTGGAACAGCTGGCGGCCGTGCGCCTTCTCGTGAGCCCGTGGGTGAATCCGCAGTACTACCTGCGGCCGGACATCGCCCACGCCATCACCACGCGCTACCACGGCTGGCTCGTGTGCGAACCGCTCCACGAGACACTGAACCCTCTTGCTGAGCGCTGCACCCGCGTGGAGCGCATCCCCCCCCTGCTGCTCGTGCGACCCCAGGACGTGCAGGCCTCCACCACCGGACGCCAGACGTTCGGCGTGCATGAGATGGAGCGGGTGGTGCTCGGTCTCGGCGACGGCGATGCAGCGAGCGAGCGAAGCCTTCTCGACGCGATGGTCGCGGCGTCGCGTCAGCCGGGAATGCGGTTCTCGGTGCTCTTCCTCGCCCAGCACCTGCCCGCCACCATCAGCCCCGGCGTGCGGGTGACCTCGGTCTTTCCGGCGGGGGCCTGGCTGCGCACCTGTCCGGTGGCGGTGACGTCAGCGGGCTACGCCTCCTACTACGAGGTGGTGCAGGCCAACGTCCCCGTCGTGTTCCGACCGCAGCCACGGCCCCTCGACCATCAACGCGGACGGGCGCGCGGAGAGCTGGGTCTCGTGCCGTTCGCGCCCCACTCGACGGTCGATGACGATGGGCAGCTGGGCGCCGCCATCCGACCGCTGCTCGAGCGCGAGCTGCGACGCCGCTACGGCCACCGCGGAAGCCTGGCCGATGACGTGGAGGGGCGTGCGCCATCGACCGTCGCAGGAAATACCCCCGCGGAAGCGCTGATGCGCCTCGTGGGATCGCAGGGCCCAGATGAAGGTTGACGCCAAGAGCACGTGTAAGCCACGCGCAGGGAAGGGTCTCGAGAGATGAACGTCGCCGTCTTCGGAACTGGATATGTGGGCCTCGTGACGGGTACCTGCTTTGCCGACTTCGGAGTGAACGTGACCTGTGTCGATGCCGACGCCGACAAGATCAACGCCATCGAGCGCGGCCGCATCCCCTTCTATGAGCCTGGGCTCGAGACCATGGTGGCCAAGAACGTGCGCGAGAAGCGCCTCTCGTTCACCACGGAGGCCGCCCAGACTGTGAGAGACGCCGAGATCATCTTCATCGCGGTGGGGACGCCGCAGACGCCCGAAGGCGGCGCTGATCTGCGCGCCGTCGAGCAGGTCGCCCGCTGCATCGGTCAGAACCTGTCCCGGTACACGGTCATCGTCACCAAGAGCACCGTTCCCGCGGGCACGAACCAGCGCATCCGCGACATCGTGAGCGAGCACGCCGGCCCCGACGCGCATTTCGATGTGGTGGCCAATCCCGAGTTCCTGCGCGAGGGATCGGCCATCGACGATTTCCTCCATCCGGATCGCATCGTCATCGGTACCGACTCAGAACGCGCCGTGGCCCTGCTCACCGAT encodes:
- a CDS encoding radical SAM protein, encoding MPPATPTSEPVTLPARCMVTRADGLFSSRRGDRVLVVEPLTASWAVLTQRTWTLLSSLNRPTSSDALIRRAVTAGLEDAAARDLIALLHRKGFVHLDGRPATDPHALWARPPEVPSFVSVHVAEGCNLRCTYCYADAGADLNRMPRDLMFGVVEKSIREIPSTIDFLGGEPFLLFDDITDVIAHGNRIAESLQKRVDWLMQTNGTLLTRERARLLATLNVGVGVSIDGPKALHDKYRPRAGGTGSFDEVFRNMLAARDEGLRVAPLAVIHEPATYTEVLRFFLESGFEHMRFNYSNVMGRARDGLDFPADRAEAFAAGFLSLVREARAWCETHQRRLGIGDLDQMIAVLATKNRDYMCMRSPCGLGDSIISFGVNGEIYACEEFERHTKATFLLGQTSEMSIPEVVRSSPNYHLLKQRKVENIPKCSRCHLRYI
- a CDS encoding radical SAM protein, with translation MTVTVQKITNREHSPLLQASSLVTRTPNLYQSRRGNRVLFIERESGSWLILGDDRLRHFLKLQRPMTVREFLNIENAMSVRQREAFLLELYTMGMVEIAGRSYFNYEKMWKKPQAYPTFLCLHMTEKCNLACTYCQADSMPDGARMPLKTAMKVVERLLTENPPETFTIDFHGGEPLLEYDNMMKVVRHAKKVAETTGKRPVFMMQTNGTALTPERVKGLMDEGVHVGISLDGPGEVHDRQRFTARGKGSFDRVWGNSQKAMEMGLNTGFLAVIHDPRDYLTTSRWFRDQGFRSYRINYSSSIGRAPKELQFPAGREEAFARYWLEMVQDALDWSRQNDEHLNISDINNKINNLTTKNRPFMCYRSPCGVGNSVLGFGTDGGIFACEEMASLEYFRVGNIHDESVSIKDLVDKSPILQDLQRRTVDNIPKCSTCHLKRICSGGCTSKVFAKYGTVWRESPMCGFYLIVYEELMWMLHDNPDMIENLGFEGLKSDKFKNRRKVAGRSTGNVDGSGDAAGELLIHGTDASSLDVFEMVTN